Part of the Hevea brasiliensis isolate MT/VB/25A 57/8 chromosome 16, ASM3005281v1, whole genome shotgun sequence genome is shown below.
aataaaaaactgaattttttaaatatagcaaatgaatcaaattaaaatattataaaccaTTATTTGCAATAAATGATCagcccaaaaattattaataacaaaTTCAGTTTATATTTACAAAATTGGACCAAATTCAATAATAGAAGTACAATTGGACAGTATATGGTGTCCAAGAAAGGTGTTGGTAGTCTTTGTGAGTGATATTCTTCCGTCAGTAATGCACGAACCCCACCTGCCCCTTTCTTGCATTCTTCCTGAAAGGTACAAAACAACCATATCTTTTGCtgattctcttttttcttttctgcTTCAAATAACAGAAATTCCATAAAAAAAACAAAAGGGAAAAAACAAAAAGAGAAGCAGCAGCAAAGACAATTTGATTCAGTTGGAGTGGatcataccaaaaaaaaaaaaaaatcaaaattttgaattaagaCAATTTGATTCGAAATTTTGATAGAAACCGAATTGAGATGACCCTACTATTATGTACCAAAAAAACAATAAAGGCATACCTACTTGCAAGCGTGGAAAGGCAGAAGGATGACTAATAAGCACCACGCCCGTTGACAAGAAAAGTGTCTTATTTGATCCGCAACTTCCGTGTCCTTCTGCCTGATACCTAAAGTATCAAAGGCCGGCCATGGAACAGTACTTGAAGCTCATTCCTTCCAATGCATCGTTACTCTCTGCCTACTCATCTATCTCAACATCCTGGGTACTCTTCAAGACTGCTTATAATCAGGTCATACCAAAACAGCTTCAAGATTATGCAGTCTCAAAATTCAAGTCCTGCTTCTATCATAACCCATCTTTTGCCACTTTCATCATCGAAGACATGTGGTGTGGACTTGGCCGTAATCAGCTTTATGATGCTGCAAGAGCTTACTTATCTACCAAGATTGGACCCGAGAATCGTAAAATCAAAATTGGCAAGTTAGAGCAGCACAAGAATGTGTCTGCTGCCATTGTAGGAGGAGGAAAGATTGTAGATGTATTCCAGGACATAACCATTACATGGTGGTgtgtccaagaagaagaaggcacCACCCGTACCAACACCAAGATAAGCAAAGCCACAGATAATCTGGTAATCCCTCCTCAGGCTCCTAGTACAAGTGCTTATAAGATAACTTTCGATAACAAATATCGGGCAATAGTTCAGAATGATTATTTGATCCATGTTTTGAACACTTACAAGGCCTTGATACAAAAGGAAAAGGTTTTGAAGCTGTACACTCGGCTTGATAAATATGAAGGTGAAAGATGGAAATCTGTTGATTTTCGGCATCCTGCCACGTTTGATACCCTTGCAATGAATCTAGAATTGAAGAAAGCAATAATAGATGATCTTGACAGGTTCTTGGCAAGAAAAGACTTTTACAAGAGAGTTGGCAAGGCTTGGAAGCGTGGATATCTTCTGTATGGTCCTCCTGGAACTGGGAAATCAAGCCTAATTGCAGCCATGGCTAATTACTTAAACTTTGATATTTATGATTTGGAGCtttccagtgtcttttctaatgTTGAGCTAAGAAGGCTGTTGTTAAATACAACTAATCGATCAATACTCGTTGTTGAAGATATAGATTGTCATTCAGAGGTGCGAGATCGATCCAAAATTATGAAAGAAGAACAACTTAACCCCAAGAAATATCCCAAGGTTAGTCGTAGTCTCACACTTCAGGAACTTACTCCACTTTTTAAGTAGATTCCATGCCTTCCCTATGCATATCTTCACATTCTGACCTATTACTGGTCCTGTTCTCACTGATAAATTTCTTGATCGTTCAACTTACAATTTTGGTAGCTTTAATCATTCaaataactaaaaaaataaatCTGCGAACCCAATTTTAATAACGCATGTACACGATTGTTGCCCATGGTacatgttttctttaatttcggCACTGTTTATTTTGTTAATGATACAGCATATGAATTTAACAGCTTTTCACCGCTTATTTGTACTTCTTGTATCCTTCTTACCAATTTAGGCATTCACACTCTCAACTCTGCTAAATTGCATCGATGGATTATGGTCGAGCTCTGGAGAAGCACGAATCATTGTGTTCACTACTAATCACAAAGAAGTTTTGGACCCTGCATTACTTCGTCCTGGGCGAATGGATATGCACATTCACATGTCCTACTGCACTACTCAAGGCTTCAGAGTTTTGGCCTTGAACTATCTTGGAATTCATGACCACAAACTCTACCAAGAAATTGATGGATTAGTGGAGAGTACAAAGGTTACCCCTGCTTCTTTAGCTGAGGAGCTAATAAAGAGTGATGATGCTGATGTTGCACTTGGAGAAGTTGTCAATTTCCTTAAGCGGAAAAAGAGGGAAGAAGATCAAATCGAAGAGGAAAGTAAAAGGCAGAGGACTGTTTGAGAGCAAATATATTAGAATGTGTACCTTTTGGTCATGATGCTTTAGATATTGAACGATATGCAGAAACTttactttttataaattaatttgcttCCTTGCAAAAGCTCTAGTGGACTGCCGTAGACTAGAGAAATGGACATCAATCTAAAAATATAATGCAGCGAACTCTATGCTGTAATTTCACCAGAAAAaccaaaaaaggaaaataataataataatttcctttATGAAGTCTTTATGAAAATACTCTAAACTTAATGCTTTGATGAGAAGTAGCGTAGACATTACTGCATCCTGACTACGGACTACTCCTGCAACCTCTCCACAGTCCTAAAAAATTTGGACCAACAAAAGGGGGAAACAGGATGTAAAAAAGATGAAGTAATTGCAAGAAATATTAAAACTATTAGATTATTCACTAGCCATAGAAATCAAAAATTCACCCTTACAAACTACGTCCTGTCCCACATAAGCCTTTCCTTCCATCTTTGCTATTCCAAAGCGTTTCTGCAGCTTGACAAGCGTCATCTTTGCTATTCCAAAGCGTTTCTGCAGCTTGACAAGCGTCATTCTCATAACTAAGGTGTCACCGGCAATTACAGGTTTCCTAAATCTTACTTTGTCAATTCCAGCGAAGAAGAAATTGTCAGGAAAGCCTCCGACTTCTggttgcagcatgaccaagccaccaACTTGTGCCATTGCCCGGGTTTATCCAACACCAAAAAATATCACAACATAGCTTGGATaggaaaataataaatatatgggGAAAAGTGAAATAACTTTTACTGGAATTGGAAATATTTCATTTATGAAATCGACTCATGATATTTGAATTCATCACATGGTGCATTGTCTCACAGAAGGAGAATCCAGTTCTATGATGCAAACCAAAGGAGGAACTaatctagaaagggaaagaacacAGAAGAGTTACAGGGGAAGAAGAGATTAACAGAGAAGAATTCAAGATTTCATTCAATCAACACACCTTTACAACTCCCTAAGAGTTCTTTTTAGAATAATCCCCTAAAGCTTAACAACCCACACTAATTCCACATGATAATCAGGAAAATGTCCGGGAAAAAAATTGTCATTTATTGTGACATTCTTGATAGCAACAGCTGAAACCGCAGGAGTGTACTCGATCACTCTATCCACAAGGAGAAATGGAAACCTAAACAACACCAAATAAGAAAAAATTCATTGGAAATTACATCACAACTAAGCTCCTCATGACCCCAACAAGAAATAGTAAAAGACGAAAAAAATAGAACCCAATCTCGAATATTAAATATTCCATTGCATGTGAATCTCAAAAACACGACTAAACCAGATACTTAAAATATTCTTTTCCAATGAATTGAACTCACCGGCGCGGTAAAATCTCACGTATCCGATTAAAGCCCATCACAGTGGGATAGGCCACATATTCTGCAAATAAAAGGGTAACATGATACAGCacttgtgattaaatgcatgcgTATAAGAGATGCCAGGTGATGCTTGTGCTTGAACAAATTTCATTATTTGGGCTGTCGGACCTGGCTGGGTTTGGTCAGATATTGGGCTCGTGGCCTCGGGACATTCCAGCCATTGGAAGAAAGTAAGGTACATTCAGATAGATGGGTTTGAGTCCAagttatttgaatttaatatttaaaatataaattaaaataataataataataataataatttcatctATAGGTTACGATGAACAAAGGAATGCTATCCAAATTCAAAGTTACGCTTATCAGTAGACTGAGTTTAACCGTAAGATCAgttgaatatatataatttacaatATTATTAGATTAATAGTAAATGTACAGTAATTAAACCTATGATTGTTTCTCTTGTACATATTCTGACAGAAAAATACATAAATGTAATTGCAAGAACAAAATCAGTGTGCGTATATGACACTAGAGAAGCACTACCAGTATGAACAAAATGAGAGTTTCCCATCAGCCAGTACGTATTCAAAAGAGACTTTCCACGTCGGACTGAGTGGATGTAACAatgtttttatttaaaaatattgggCGACCGATGTGGATTCGATGGTGAAAGCCGGATCCTAGAGAACTGATGTCATAACCCATGATGTGATGTCGCAGTTCCTTTGTCACATCATGAAATTAACCGATCACAATAATATTGTTTCGATGGCAGTTCATTTAATTCATGGCTTTGTCGTGACTGCTAAATTGTCTACCACCCTCCTTCAACGACAACTAGAGGCGTATTTAATTCATTCAACTAGACGATTTGCTTGCCTTTAGCTATTTCTAACAGCGCAGTGGACATTGTTGTGGTCTGTGCTGACTCTGTGAAGGGAATGTGAACTAGTGCATGATATATTTGAGGTCTCATGTTGATCGTCTAGTGGTTGCAGACCTTTAAGCCCATATGAAAGTGAAAAATCGTAAGTAGGGGAGagttttctatttaaattaaaaaattaaattgaatcaatttaatttaatttaatcaatttaattttaaaatttaatgaattcgattcgattttaaaattttaatatattatataaaataataaaaattaataaataagtaaatatatatatataattattaaaaataaaaatattaataactacatgataattataattttttaaaatttattatgtttttatgttcattcattattaatttattatatagaaTATCATATATGAAGTTATTAATATGCTATATAAAatgtattaattcaattatttttgaAGTATAAATAATATGGTGttatataattttattcattAATGAAAAAACTCAAAACACTCTAGCATTGTTAATAGTTAAGACTCAAACGTTGCATTTTGATTATGAGTCAAATTATCGATGTATAATTCTACAATTAAGGGTGGAGCTTTGCCTATGGCCATTTTATATGAGCGAAGGAGCTTTGCCAATGGCCAAGATAGAAAAACAAGAAAATACAAATACAAAATCTCTTCTTTAATGGCAAAAAATGAATGGAAAGCTCTGCACATACTTGCGGGACAAGTGGGCGAGTAAGAAAATAGgtttgaagaagatgatgatgatgtCTGCTGGAATCTCTTTTCCTTTTCCGAGAAAAAGAACGGCAAAAACTAAACCAACGCCACGCACTGATTGATTTTATTATCGAAAGACTTTTAAAGTACTATTCAATATTGAGGCAACTTTTCCACAAAGGAGATTGCTTTCCATGAAATTTTTCAACCACAGATTAGGGGGCTGTAAGTGAGTTTCAGAATATGCCTGATCCCATGCGAATCTCTGAAATTCTGATGCACGCCAAGATTTCGTTACAATGTACAGAAGATCTCCCATGTGAAACTTTTGACATTTAAGGATTGGCCCTGCCGCCCTGGCATTGTTCTACTGTTTGACAGTGCCCTCTTTTTGGGATCACTTTTAACAAAATTGTggattttatttcattaattaggatttaaaattaaaatttgatacaTACAAAATATATTTGTctgaaataagaaaaaaaaaaaataaaatttttcatgaaaaaaattttatataaatttaatttattataatttttaaatataaatatataaaattaatatatttaataaataaatatgactatatattatatatttttaatcgtATTATaccaaatttaataaaaaaaaaaaatccttcttCGATTTAATATTACCACAGGCCAAAGTGAACATTTTGAAGATAGTGCTAGTTACGTGGAAATTTAACCTTATAGTCTCTATCTTCATTGAAATGGAGGGGCTAAACAAACTGGAACAGTAACGAATATTATAAGGTCTTCGCTTCTTGTCTTTATCATAAAGACCCCTTAGACGAACTACCTTTCGGCGTGGCCTTTGGAACAATGAACCACAAGTCCTATCTCAACCTTCCTGTTGTTTTTCTCACCTCTTGCACTTTCATTCAATTAATTAAGGAATGTGGACCCTACATTTTGTCCTTTTTAAGCACCAATAATTTAGAATGTCTACTTCAAATCGCATCCAATTTGAAGCTTCTCCCCCATTTCTCCTTTCAGGGATTAATtgagttaaaattataaattatttcaattatgAGCGCTATAAATTAATAGACCATTGTTCATTTCTAAGAGACTAATTGATTTttagttttatatttaaattaaattaaatatatttagatCGAATTATATTAGAGttatttttgtaattaattatGGTTGAAATTCAATAAACAAAGAAGATAATAGTTAGAATCAAATCAATAACTAGGTGGAAAAAAAATGAACAGAGTGCATTAAAGAGCAGAGCATTTTTCAAATTGAAATTTGGGATACCTACTCCAAAGAGATGAGTTACAAATTTAAAATGATAGAGAGAGTCACTGAGCAGAGTTTTTATTTTCCTCTTCAATTTTGTCCTTTTCCtcctcatttttttctttttccattttctttttcttaaggAAATTGAGGACTTCCCCAAGAGCAACATCGGCATCATCACTCTTCAATAGTTCTTCAGCCAGAGAAGCAGGGGTAACCTCTGTACTCTGGATCAATCCATCAATTTCTTCAAAGAGATGGTGTTCTTCAATCCCAAGATAGTTAGAGACCAATACTCTGAATCCTTGAGTGCTGCAATATGACATGTGAATGTGCATATCCATCCTCCCAGGACGAAGCAATGCAGGGTCCAAAACTTCTTTGCGATTGGTAGTGAACACAATTATTCTCTCCTCTCCACAGCTCGACCACAATCCATCAATGCAGTTTAGCAGACCCGAGAGCGAGAATTGCTGTTCATTCCAAATTTAAAACAAAGACTAATAAGAATCTTCGAATCCCATTACGATCTTGATTCGTAATAATTGATAAGAAAAGAGGCGTATGAACAAAACAGAGCAGAATGCATACTAACCTTGACAAGATTGCAATCATCATCAGAATCGTCCGATGATACAGATCGTTTGTGGACTCCGGCGCTGCAATCTATATCCTCAATCACTGTTATAGACTTCCTGTCAATATCAAGCATGGCTTTCCTCAGATCAGCATCAGAAATAATatttgcaagctccaaatcatacaCATCAAATTTCAAGTAATTTGCCATGGCTGCAATTAGGCTTGATTTCCCAGTTCCAGGAGGACCATATAGTAGATATCCACGCTTCCAGGCCTTGCCAATTCTCTTGTAGAATTCCTTCCTGCCCAAGAACCTGTCCAAATCATCAATAATAGATTTCTTCAACTGGTAATCCATGGCGAGTGCATCGAAAGTGGATGGATGTCGAAAATCAATAGAATTCCAGCAACCGCGAGACCTTGTGTAGAGCTTCAAAACCTTCTCCCCTTGGGTTAAGGCCTTGGAAGTATCTAGAATATGATTCAAGTAGTCATGAAAAACCTTTTCCCTGTATTGATCTTCAAATGTTATCTCAAAATGACCCTTGTTGAAAAACCTGTCATTCTTGGCTCGATCATCATTTTCTtgcttggcaaactgccatgtgatCTCTATCCCGTCAAACACGTCAACAATCTTCTCACCTTCTACCATGGCAGCTGTAACATTCTTTTGCCCTCTAAACTTGCCAACTCTGATTACTTTGTTCTTGGGACCAATCTTGGAGGATAAGTAAAATCTGGAAGCATCTATGAGCTTGTTACGGTCAAGGCCATCCCATGAATCATCGATGATGAAGGTATTAAAAGACTTGGACAACTTTCTACGAGAGAAAAAGCTCAAGATTTTGGAGACCACAAAGGTCTCAATCTTCTTGGGTACCAGTTCATGGTAGACATTCCGTAGAAGCATCAAGGATGTGGAGAAGGAGGCATAAAAGGACAGCAAATAAGATGTTGAAGGGAACATCCTTGTATTTTCTACAAAAGCATAGGCCATGTCGATGATTTTAGTAGGATTTGGTCTAGACCCTAGTTCTTGGACAAGAAGAAGCAAGAACTAGAGCTACTTGTCAAATGAAACTCTCTCAGTGTGAATGGAATTTGTTTATTCACTACGGAATGAAATTTCGAAAAGAAAAATCATAAATGTAGTTCTCAGAACTTGCTAGACAAGTTTTGTATTTATAGGGAAAAATTGGAAGGAACTTAGTAGGTAAGTTTATGCGGCTGCTGATGCGTTGATGATCCACAACTGTACACGACACGAATGTGACGTCTGCTAATCCTTTCTATGAAaaccataaataaaaaaaaaaaaggttatttggctaGGCAATAACATGTGCGATGTCAGGCTTGTGAAACTTCCTATGAAATTAGCCTCAAGGAGTGGAGAGCTGAGGAGGTTCAGGATGCGAATCCCATTGCTCACACACTGTTGATAATGATTTCGCTAGTGGTTTTGGATTATCACGTTATGAACAATTAAGCATTCGAGTTTACATAAAATATAtgagattaatttttaaaaaatttaggaaaaaattagtttttttttttaagataatattCTGCTTAATTTATGAAAATCAACTTATAAACACTTAATCCTTAAAGTTAATTTAAGCTtataaagatttaaaattttaaatatttaaaattttaaataattatatgttttattaaggtacttataaatgatatgtttagtaaaaaataatttataatcacatttattactaaaaaaagatattaaataagatttatgttgaaattttaagaattaaatgaGTATAATATGATAAAATGCTTGTCAATTTGCTTATAAGTAAAGAGTTTTTAAGCATCAAAAATGAAAAATTGGTCTCAAAATAAATATGGTTAAGTAGATTTTACACTAAATGAGTTTGATTACTAAGAAGAGAGAgagataaattaaataaaaaataaaaaatatgacaTAATATGTCTCATCTAGGTATAAGTGTTAGGaacttaaaatttctaaattgattttaaaattttaaataaaaataatttaattttgaaaattataattaaattatataaaattaaaaatttatatataatcagAAACCAacattaaattttagatttatttgactaataaacttaaaattaacaaataattcTATATAAAAATTGActtcttaaaaattaaaaaaaaaaaaagttaaatttctCCGTTCAaaacaaataattatttaataaaaatcacaAGACTGAAGATTACCAGAAAGATTATCACACTCCAAAATAAAATGATGCAAATCCATTTGCCATATTAAGACCAAATTCTGATcgtgattttaaaattattttctagctttctgataactattattattattattattattattattattattattattattattattattattattatatggcaTGTATACATAAAAAGGGAAATTTAGCTATTAAGAATTGAATTCCTTCTCTTTACATTAGGAATTAAGCACTattcttaataataaaaaaaacaattatatttgaaattttcatcgtttttaattttgaaataggAT
Proteins encoded:
- the LOC110668554 gene encoding AAA-ATPase At2g18193, coding for MAYAFVENTRMFPSTSYLLSFYASFSTSLMLLRNVYHELVPKKIETFVVSKILSFFSRRKLSKSFNTFIIDDSWDGLDRNKLIDASRFYLSSKIGPKNKVIRVGKFRGQKNVTAAMVEGEKIVDVFDGIEITWQFAKQENDDRAKNDRFFNKGHFEITFEDQYREKVFHDYLNHILDTSKALTQGEKVLKLYTRSRGCWNSIDFRHPSTFDALAMDYQLKKSIIDDLDRFLGRKEFYKRIGKAWKRGYLLYGPPGTGKSSLIAAMANYLKFDVYDLELANIISDADLRKAMLDIDRKSITVIEDIDCSAGVHKRSVSSDDSDDDCNLVKQFSLSGLLNCIDGLWSSCGEERIIVFTTNRKEVLDPALLRPGRMDMHIHMSYCSTQGFRVLVSNYLGIEEHHLFEEIDGLIQSTEVTPASLAEELLKSDDADVALGEVLNFLKKKKMEKEKNEEEKDKIEEENKNSAQ
- the LOC110668548 gene encoding uncharacterized protein LOC110668548, which gives rise to MAQVGGLVMLQPEVGGFPDNFFFAGIDKVRFRKPVIAGDTLVMRMTLVKLQKRFGIAKMTLVKLQKRFGIAKMEGKAYVGQDVVCKGEFLISMASE
- the LOC110668534 gene encoding AAA-ATPase At2g18193: MEQYLKLIPSNASLLSAYSSISTSWVLFKTAYNQVIPKQLQDYAVSKFKSCFYHNPSFATFIIEDMWCGLGRNQLYDAARAYLSTKIGPENRKIKIGKLEQHKNVSAAIVGGGKIVDVFQDITITWWCVQEEEGTTRTNTKISKATDNLVIPPQAPSTSAYKITFDNKYRAIVQNDYLIHVLNTYKALIQKEKVLKLYTRLDKYEGERWKSVDFRHPATFDTLAMNLELKKAIIDDLDRFLARKDFYKRVGKAWKRGYLLYGPPGTGKSSLIAAMANYLNFDIYDLELSSVFSNVELRRLLLNTTNRSILVVEDIDCHSEVRDRSKIMKEEQLNPKKYPKAFTLSTLLNCIDGLWSSSGEARIIVFTTNHKEVLDPALLRPGRMDMHIHMSYCTTQGFRVLALNYLGIHDHKLYQEIDGLVESTKVTPASLAEELIKSDDADVALGEVVNFLKRKKREEDQIEEESKRQRTV